The following proteins are encoded in a genomic region of Streptomyces lunaelactis:
- a CDS encoding DUF6196 family protein, with protein MVSVSMETAEQTEQRLRREIAQADLVVHDGVWCFEESPADQPPTLTAETLAVVRDRESWSRLVPLTQEGDDVERFGIFSFHFADHVDNSGFVGWLATHLKVELGTGVFVVCGSNRARGGIYDYWGCPIDLLDQAIAVVRTLRDS; from the coding sequence ATGGTCAGTGTGAGTATGGAGACTGCAGAACAGACAGAGCAGCGGCTACGCCGTGAGATCGCTCAGGCTGACCTCGTCGTGCACGACGGCGTCTGGTGTTTTGAAGAGTCTCCGGCCGACCAGCCGCCGACGCTCACCGCCGAGACGCTGGCAGTGGTTCGGGACCGGGAGAGCTGGAGCCGCCTGGTCCCGCTCACCCAGGAGGGCGACGACGTCGAACGCTTCGGAATCTTCTCCTTCCACTTCGCCGATCATGTGGACAACAGCGGTTTCGTCGGCTGGCTGGCCACCCACCTCAAGGTTGAGCTGGGGACCGGCGTATTTGTTGTCTGTGGCAGCAACCGCGCCCGCGGCGGCATCTATGACTACTGGGGCTGTCCCATCGACTTGCTGGATCAGGCCATCGCGGTCGTCAGGACGCTACGAGACAGCTGA